The sequence catatatatatgtatcatcatcatcatttaacggtaggttcatgtctgagccgccgtggtcacagcatgatacttaattgtagttttcatgttgtgatgctcttggagtgagtacgtggtagggtccccagttcctttccacggagagtgccggtgttaccttttaggtaatcattctctctatttatccgggcttgggaccagcactgacttgggctggcttggccacccagtggctaggcagcatcaatgtgaagttccttgcccaagggaacaacgcgccggtcggtgactcgaacccttgaactcagattgccgtcgtgacagtcttgagtccgctgctctagccattcggccaccgcggccttatatatatgtatatatatgtatataaatatatatatgatatatatatgatatatatatatatatatcatatatatataatatgatatatatatattatatatatatatatatatatatattatatatatatgatatatatatatatatatatatatatattaaaattttatatatatataatatatatataatatatatatatattatatatattatatattatcatatatatacataaatatatatatatatagatatatatattatgatatatatatatatatatatatatctatatatatattcttatgatatatatgatatcatatgtatgtatatatatatatattatgtatgtatatatatatatattagtgtatatatatatatatatatatatatatatatatatatatatatatatatatatatatatatatgtatatgatagatgtaTACTCCTTTTTCTACATGTAGTTATATTtgttatagatatgaatataaaaaattataaagatctaGTAATGTGATGAAAGTACatagtatttgtatttgtatcattactattgttattggtttttatttaattatttctttgtaatttttaaacACTATCAGTTGACGTCAGGCTCTCCTATTTTCATGAAATTTTCATCAGTTTTTTAAGGTTGGGCTGGTTAGAGTAGTGGTTTTTAACCCTTTTAGTCTTTAGGCCATCTAACAAATCTGACGACAgccataaaataatgaataataaataaataataaaactatttgtTGACATTTGATTGTTTCATACATTTATAAGACAAAGTattagaaacttaaaaaaaaaaaaaaaaaaaatgttcattttaTCTGGTCATCTGAGACCCTCAAAACCCATCCCTGGCTCTCTGAGATGCCCGTggaccccaggttaagaaccccaggttaagaaccccAGGTTAGAGGGGCCTCCTCATTAATTCCTCAGGCTAAATGTTCATTCTCTTCATATGTTCGTTGTTAGTATTTTTAGGTAGTTTGTCTTTCATACAACAAATTTTTGTTTCTCCTGGCTGCTACTTTTATAATTAATGACTTCATTgccattgatttttctttttttttaattatttttatggcATATGTGACTTGTTATTGCCATCtttgttagaattattatcattattgtttgaggggggaaaataagaagTAGAAATGCAatgataatttttgtattttatttatttattattattattattattattattattattattattattattattattattattattattattttcttttcttttctttgcctttcttttaacAAATTCAGAATTATGTAACCAATTGCATTTAACTTGCCTTTTTCAGGAGACGTACCCACACTCCCCTCCAGTCTGGTTTGCAGAGACTGAGGACACTAACGTTACTAATGCCATTGAACGGCTCAGCAACACCAACGGCAGAGATAATCATGTAAGGATAGTAGTCAGTGGATGTTTTTCTATattacttttctctttcattagtTGGCAGTAGCCAGTAAAAAGCTCAAGTGTTTTGTCAAGTATGTAAAAATATGGAATGGAAACACTATAATGCACTTGTCTTTCAGGTGTTACAGCAGGTGAAGCTCCTTCTGCGTGAATTGTGTGCAGCATATGGGATGGAGGAACCACCTGACCTAGAGGACAGACTAGACCTTGTTTCTGTACCTCAGGTCATTAATGGGAATGACAGTATTGACCATGTaagtaaaatattgaaaaactaTAAATTACTTGTGTGTTGAGTTAATCTTTTGCCATGATGATTGAGAAGGGGAAAAGTGTGATGATTTAAAGAGCTTCAAATGGTTCTAGTTAAAAGGACTGTCCCAGTGTTGCCTCCTTTGTTTTAGTTATTTGATCCTAAAAAGCTGATTATTTCAGATAACTGATTCTTTTTGCATGTTGgagtgtaattttatttattattaacagacTGCAGTACCTGCTGTCCAAAGCTCCCACTGTTTTAGCagaaacacttaaaaaatattttcttttcatttcaaccCTTTAAAGAAAATCTTGTCAGCTGATTTTTaagtttctttggttttatttattattattattattattattattattattattattattattattattattattattattattattattattattattattattattattgttattgttattgttattgttattgttattattattatttgatacttGGCTACCAttgtaaagttttaatttttttcaatcttAAATAAAATACATCTTGGCTAGTTGATAAAGGGAGTGATAGCTTGACAGTGAACCCTTTATAATTAAGGAGACTGTGTAGGGCTGGGAATCCCATGATAAGGTCTAaagatatttttccaataattgATTTTGTTCACTGCCTACATAAACAGTTACTCTCAATTTGAAATAGCATGAAGAATATGAAGATtctgagatggaagaggaggaggaagacatggAGGAGGACATTCACTTGGAGATGGAGGACAACTCCTCCTCCCATGCAGCCCAAAAAGATGAAGGCATTGACCCAGGTAATTTGGCCACGTTGGACCGGCTGAAGGCCAACCAGCGGCAAGATTACCTTAGGGGATCCATTTCTGGTAGTGTGCAGGCCACAGATCGCCTCATGAAGGAGCTCAGGGATATATACCGCTCAGATAGCTTCAAAAAAGGtaagatcccccctccccccaaaggacCGTAAACAGTAGTTTAATTTAGATGtatattcttttaaatcttttagATAGTACTGTTCTTAGTTATTCTGCCATATTTGATGTTGATATTTACAGAAATGCATGTCAGTACCTGCTTTCTTGGTTGAAAGAGCAGagcattttctccattttttatgcattttccccaGTTGCATGTTGTTAATGTAGGTATGATtggattttaaataaataaacaactagtTTGCCTCTGGTTaatgattaaaaagataaaatggtcCTTTCAGGAGTATACAGTGTGGAGTTAGTAAATGACAGTCTTTATGAATGGAATGTCAAACTTCTGATAGTGGACTCCGATTCACCACTCCACAATGACCTGGTGCTGctcaaggagaaggagggaacagACCACATACTATTCAACTTCCATTTTAAGGTGAGGTAGTTagtgtttctttttaaacataagtgAAAATATACACTGGTGGTGTATATTGATACAGGTGTTTATGTAGTACTACACttggttttttaaagaaaaataatctttgtattcactcactcactcacacacgcacacgcccacgcacacgcccacccacacacgcaacatatattcatgtacattcaCATTCACGCAcgttcacacttacacacattcacactcacacaatcacacacacacaatcactggcatttacagtatatatgatatctacGTGTAGAGACAGTATTAGAGTATTTGGATATCTTTCAGGAGATGTACCCCTTTGAGCCTCCATTTGTGCGGGTTGTTCATCCGGTGATTAGTGGGGGCTACGTGCTGGTTGGTGGTGCCATTTGTATGGAGCTTCTCACCAAGCAGGTAAGCTGGTCATGCTGTTTCTGTTGCAGTTGAATTTGAACATTGTTGAGAAATTAGATCATTAGCagtattgaaataatttttaaagaatgtACAGTGTAATATATGGTAAAATTATGGATATTATTTTGTCTTGTGGTTGTTGCAGGGATGGAGTTCAGCGTACACAATTGAGGCCGTTATCATGCAAATAGCCGCAACATTGGTTAAGGGTAAAGCAAGAATCCAATTTGGGGCAAATAAAGCTGGCAAAGTTAGCGTAAGTATCCCAGTAAGTATCTCAAGTCTGCTCATGTGACAGAAAaggtaaaagtttttgttttagaACAGAAGTACTTTGTTTAGTATTTCATGATACTATATTATAAACATCAAAGCATATTACCATACATTTCTGATATTCAGTCTTCACAGGTATATTTGGTTCTTGAGTAAAGAGTATTATTAActcatctttctatatatttgtcttttcttAATTGAAATCAAATAATACCAAGTAAAATTCTTTGATCCATATTTATTTGTGAGATGAAGTCTTGACTAATTTCcctgtagttttttattttatagaagaGCTATATACCTTctcagaagagaaaggagagtagatgtagctgaatatatttataacattttcatACTGGTATGCAACctcattatgttatatataaaaaaagtaaatagaggcTTATGTGAAAACTGTGATAATTGTGGATATTGTTGTCTTGATTTTTGTTCATGACAATTTGTTTTGCAATATTTATACTGTGTGTGCAGTACCTTTTGTGCATGTATTGTTAAATAGACAGCAAACAATttagaaggaggaaaaaatggagtGAATTGTAATGAAATGAGAGGTGAGTTGGAAAACTGTATGAGAAAGTAAGTTGACCCACACAAGACAACAGTTTCACTACACATCGAGCTGTGATATTTAACCAGTGGGCCCAGTTAATGTCTAGAATTTCatttaaaagaaatgataagattCCAAAATAGTTTCCTTCATAATTCTTTCAACCTTAAAAATGTAGGCTGTGAGTCTCCTGTTGAATAACCAGTTGGTGGCATATACATGCTGTATcaacttttttatgataatgatgataatgatagtgattattacgAGAATAGtaattgtggtaataataatgacagtagtgataattactatgatataatgatagtaggtattattattattattattattattattattactattactatattattattaatattgtaattgtaattgtaattaaaattataattatcatcattatcgttgttagatactgttgttattattattattctaactgttattttttaatatatttttaaatcatattattgtttattactaatattgttatttgacataattgatattatttggtgttatttattatttatattgtgtatttattgttctttataatgataatgatagtgataggaatagtaatagttctagtgataataatgataatgatgaggatagtaatgataataataatgatggtgatgtgatgatactGCTAATCATAAAGCTTATGCCAAATAAGTCTAAATCACCCTCTGCGAGCTTTATATATTCGTGGGGAGTCATTCCTGTCACACCTGCCTTCAGCTGAAATGCTCACAATGGCAAGTTTGCGTCACCACAGCACATAGCCAAATATTCCCGTGATGGCAAATATTTTCATGATATGATGGTAACTTCATTCAGACCATAGAGGTTGATAACTGTTTTCTTTCCTGTAGAAGTGCTAAGCTATTATTTCCCTGGCTTTCTATTTTATAAACTGACAATCTTGCAAAATCACTAAATCTGACTCGCAGGTACCTGGTTGGAATGTAAAGGGTGGGCGGGGGTCATGTTACAGGCCTCTGATATGTTGTGATAAGAAATAGGAGGGAGATCCCTCAAAAATGAGGGTACAGGAATGCTCtgaaggtctttttttttttttttttttttcttttacatgctTTGATGCCTAATATAATGGAATTATAGTCCTCAAATGATGGGTTTTGAATTCTACATTCATTGAAATTTACAACTTTTATAAGTGATGTTTAGAGTGTTGTAGAAAATAAGTAATGGGAGGAACTCCGAGAAATAGTGTATGTATAGAGTTAATAAAGCTAGAACTGTTTTATAATTTACTGTGATTTTTGGCAAAAGTATATCCTGATTCTTAGAGATGAAATAACATTTCAGATTAGTAGAAGGTAAACATTGAGCAACAAAATTTCATAGATGTCTCCATCTacactgaagaagaagaagaagaagaagaagaagaagaagaagaagaaaaaaaaaaaaaaaataataataataattaagaatgtggtcatcattaataccattctTATAATTAATGCTTTGGtaaccttttattattttcttatttacaggGGCAGTACAGTTTGGCGAGGGCACAACAGTCATTCAAGTCACTTGTACAGATTCATGAAAAGAATGGTAAGTATAAACTTCTTGCTTGGTTGCAAAGTCATCTGATGAATGTTTTGTGTaaagtaaataattttaattcttttaataTAC comes from Penaeus monodon isolate SGIC_2016 chromosome 2, NSTDA_Pmon_1, whole genome shotgun sequence and encodes:
- the LOC119582317 gene encoding ubiquitin-conjugating enzyme E2 Q2-like isoform X2, producing MACLNTLKQEIRVLENAFPKTDELFQVVAASVDELTCRFISKTNKKYDIHANITETYPHSPPVWFAETEDTNVTNAIERLSNTNGRDNHVLQQVKLLLRELCAAYGMEEPPDLEDRLDLVSVPQVINGNDSIDHHEEYEDSEMEEEEEDMEEDIHLEMEDNSSSHAAQKDEGIDPGNLATLDRLKANQRQDYLRGSISGSVQATDRLMKELRDIYRSDSFKKGVYSVELVNDSLYEWNVKLLIVDSDSPLHNDLVLLKEKEGTDHILFNFHFKMYPFEPPFVRVVHPVISGGYVLVGGAICMELLTKQGWSSAYTIEAVIMQIAATLVKGKARIQFGANKAGKVSVSIPGQYSLARAQQSFKSLVQIHEKNGWFTPPKEDG
- the LOC119582317 gene encoding ubiquitin-conjugating enzyme E2 Q2-like isoform X4, yielding MACLNTLKQEIRVLENAFPKTDELFQVVAASVDELTCRFISKTNKKYDIHANITETYPHSPPVWFAETEDTNVTNAIERLSNTNGRDNHVLQQVKLLLRELCAAYGMEEPPDLEDRLDLVSVPQVINGNDSIDHHEEYEDSEMEEEEEDMEEDIHLEMEDNSSSHAAQKDEGIDPGNLATLDRLKANQRQDYLRGSISGSVQATDRLMKELRDIYRSDSFKKGVYSVELVNDSLYEWNVKLLIVDSDSPLHNDLVLLKEKEGTDHILFNFHFKMYPFEPPFVRVVHPVISGGYVLVGGAICMELLTKQGWSSAYTIEAVIMQIAATLVKGKARIQFGANKAGKVSGQYSLARAQQSFKSLVQIHEKNGWFTPPKEDG
- the LOC119582317 gene encoding ubiquitin-conjugating enzyme E2 Q2-like isoform X3 — encoded protein: MACLNTLKQEIRVLENAFPKTDELFQVVAASVDELTCRFISKTNKKYDIHANITETYPHSPPVWFAETEDTNVTNAIERLSNTNGRDNHVLQQVKLLLRELCAAYGMEEPPDLEDRLDLVSVPQVINGNDSIDHHEEYEDSEMEEEEEDMEEDIHLEMEDNSSSHAAQKDEGIDPGNLATLDRLKANQRQDYLRGSISGSVQATDRLMKELRDIYRSDSFKKGVYSVELVNDSLYEWNVKLLIVDSDSPLHNDLVLLKEKEGTDHILFNFHFKEMYPFEPPFVRVVHPVISGGYVLVGGAICMELLTKQGWSSAYTIEAVIMQIAATLVKGKARIQFGANKAGKVSGQYSLARAQQSFKSLVQIHEKNGWFTPPKEDG
- the LOC119582317 gene encoding ubiquitin-conjugating enzyme E2 Q2-like isoform X1, with amino-acid sequence MACLNTLKQEIRVLENAFPKTDELFQVVAASVDELTCRFISKTNKKYDIHANITETYPHSPPVWFAETEDTNVTNAIERLSNTNGRDNHVLQQVKLLLRELCAAYGMEEPPDLEDRLDLVSVPQVINGNDSIDHHEEYEDSEMEEEEEDMEEDIHLEMEDNSSSHAAQKDEGIDPGNLATLDRLKANQRQDYLRGSISGSVQATDRLMKELRDIYRSDSFKKGVYSVELVNDSLYEWNVKLLIVDSDSPLHNDLVLLKEKEGTDHILFNFHFKEMYPFEPPFVRVVHPVISGGYVLVGGAICMELLTKQGWSSAYTIEAVIMQIAATLVKGKARIQFGANKAGKVSVSIPGQYSLARAQQSFKSLVQIHEKNGWFTPPKEDG